One Paraburkholderia dioscoreae DNA segment encodes these proteins:
- a CDS encoding aminotransferase-like domain-containing protein → MMTLETLVELVTARTMRGIALEVANLIRNGTIPIGSQLPPVRDLADAMGVSPATISGAWKQLRTYRMVSGSGRTGTWVRGDQTSLRPARYEDFANYGENIVADLRFASPDPQLLPDIREALSKAHRVSHLNSYVRDTIAPELEEVIAQDWSYEGCTFTAVNGGYDGLHTTLQTIVVPGATVAIEDPTALRVFDILEKLGARVVGVACDSEGPLPESLAAALNEKPVVFLFQPGSHALTGERLSAKRLKQLGALFKDNDTLIIELDGLSGLASQRPLSLGSMYPDRVVHIRTMSKSLGTDFRLAVLSSSSKFADQIQAYRNFREGWTSRILQGAAAHLLTTPKSLKEIEHARSVYAQRRETLGAAMIERGLHVSGRDALCIWLPVPDEQFALITLAARGIAVQPGSSFQVTPRPFIRVATSANITAENVDAIADALAHASRRGEGMLSRE, encoded by the coding sequence ATGATGACCCTCGAGACTCTTGTTGAACTCGTCACCGCCCGGACGATGCGAGGCATCGCGCTCGAAGTCGCGAACCTGATCCGCAACGGCACGATTCCAATCGGCTCGCAACTTCCGCCAGTCCGCGATCTGGCCGACGCCATGGGTGTGAGCCCCGCGACGATCTCCGGCGCGTGGAAACAGTTGCGCACGTACCGGATGGTGAGCGGCAGCGGCCGCACGGGAACATGGGTGCGCGGCGATCAGACCTCGCTACGTCCCGCGCGGTACGAGGACTTCGCGAACTACGGCGAGAACATCGTCGCGGACCTGCGATTCGCGTCGCCCGATCCGCAGTTGCTGCCGGATATTCGCGAGGCCTTGTCGAAGGCACATCGTGTGAGTCATCTGAACAGCTACGTGCGCGACACCATTGCGCCGGAACTGGAAGAAGTGATAGCGCAGGACTGGTCGTACGAAGGTTGCACGTTCACGGCCGTCAACGGCGGATACGACGGCCTGCACACAACGTTGCAAACCATTGTCGTGCCCGGCGCGACCGTCGCGATCGAGGATCCCACCGCGTTGCGGGTGTTCGATATTCTGGAAAAGCTCGGTGCACGCGTCGTGGGCGTGGCGTGCGACTCGGAGGGACCGCTGCCTGAATCCCTCGCGGCGGCACTCAATGAAAAGCCGGTCGTGTTTCTTTTTCAGCCGGGCTCCCATGCACTAACCGGCGAACGCTTGAGCGCAAAGCGCCTCAAACAGCTCGGCGCCCTGTTCAAGGACAACGACACGCTCATCATTGAACTGGACGGCCTTTCGGGTCTCGCGAGTCAACGGCCTCTGAGCCTTGGCAGCATGTACCCTGATCGCGTCGTGCATATCCGAACGATGTCGAAGTCGCTGGGTACGGATTTCCGGCTTGCGGTGCTCTCGAGTTCGAGCAAATTCGCCGATCAGATTCAGGCATACCGCAATTTTCGCGAAGGCTGGACGAGCCGGATCTTGCAGGGGGCCGCGGCACATCTGCTCACCACGCCCAAATCGCTGAAGGAAATCGAGCACGCGCGCAGCGTCTATGCACAACGCCGCGAAACGCTCGGGGCCGCCATGATCGAACGTGGCCTCCACGTTTCGGGCCGCGACGCCTTGTGCATCTGGCTGCCGGTGCCTGACGAGCAGTTCGCGCTTATTACGCTCGCCGCGCGCGGGATCGCGGTGCAGCCGGGTTCCAGTTTTCAGGTCACACCGCGCCCCTTCATACGCGTGGCCACGAGCGCGAATATTACCGCGGAGAACGTCGATGCGATCGCCGACGCGCTGGCTCACGCATCACGCCGTGGCGAAGGTATGCTTTCGAGAGAATAG
- a CDS encoding porin, whose protein sequence is MKNWVGAVVAFGWLASATDLAHAQSSVALYGLIDEGYTYVSNIGGHSSNALASGIAHGDRWGLRGTEDLGGGLSAIFDLEGGFNLNTGATGNGGAIFGRQAWVGLQSQKWGAVTAGDQYDIISDYMCDYNVGFYASGYGIHEGDIDRMECDRLPNAVKYTSPRIGGFKGGIMYSFSNVPGSFHTGSAWEVGGSYIFGPLHLGLAWASLPGKSIDPYGQLGTPVFFGQTVATVTSTKATDLNTAFVLNKYNIFAVGGSYKFGKVTVMANFTNTELGYHGMTSYMHVFEGGAIYNPTPAWGLIASAQHDALQGHAWNQVSAGVQYYLSKRTTVYVSGDYIKASAGVNPELGWFVNPSLTNKQMDARLGITHKF, encoded by the coding sequence ATGAAGAATTGGGTTGGTGCAGTCGTCGCATTTGGCTGGTTGGCTTCAGCAACCGATCTCGCCCACGCGCAGAGTAGTGTGGCTTTGTATGGATTGATCGACGAAGGCTACACGTACGTTTCCAACATTGGTGGCCACAGCTCGAACGCTTTGGCTAGCGGGATCGCGCACGGAGACCGCTGGGGACTTAGGGGAACGGAAGACCTGGGCGGCGGTCTTTCCGCGATCTTCGATCTTGAAGGCGGGTTCAATCTCAACACGGGGGCGACCGGAAATGGTGGCGCGATCTTCGGCCGCCAGGCATGGGTCGGCCTGCAGAGTCAGAAGTGGGGCGCCGTGACCGCGGGTGATCAGTACGACATCATTTCGGACTACATGTGTGATTACAACGTCGGCTTCTACGCGAGCGGATATGGTATTCACGAAGGCGATATCGACCGGATGGAATGCGACCGCCTGCCCAATGCGGTGAAGTACACATCGCCCAGGATTGGCGGCTTCAAGGGCGGTATCATGTATTCGTTCAGCAACGTTCCTGGAAGCTTCCATACGGGCAGTGCGTGGGAAGTGGGTGGCAGCTACATCTTCGGCCCGCTTCATCTGGGGCTGGCCTGGGCCTCGCTGCCGGGCAAATCGATCGATCCGTATGGGCAGCTCGGCACGCCGGTATTTTTCGGGCAGACGGTCGCCACGGTCACCAGTACGAAAGCAACGGATCTGAACACCGCTTTCGTGCTCAACAAGTACAACATCTTCGCAGTTGGCGGAAGTTACAAGTTCGGCAAGGTGACGGTGATGGCCAACTTCACAAACACGGAGTTGGGCTACCACGGCATGACTTCGTACATGCATGTATTCGAGGGCGGCGCGATCTACAACCCTACGCCGGCCTGGGGGCTGATTGCGAGCGCCCAGCATGATGCGCTTCAGGGTCATGCGTGGAATCAGGTGTCGGCCGGGGTGCAGTACTATCTGTCGAAACGCACCACGGTGTACGTGTCCGGCGACTATATCAAGGCATCTGCCGGGGTCAACCCGGAACTCGGATGGTTCGTGAACCCGTCGCTCACCAACAAACAGATGGACGCACGCCTCGGTATTACTCACAAGTTCTGA
- a CDS encoding LacI family DNA-binding transcriptional regulator produces MTPTIKDVAAHAGFSIATVSRAINAPHTVNPVTLDKVRQSIDALHFRPSPLGRQLRGERTRLIGVILPTLANPVFAECLQGIDELASAQGYRLMLMTTQYDAERERHAIETLREQRVEGLILTVADADTHPLLDELDRAGLLYVLMHNDTVRRPSVAVDNRLAAYDGVRMLIAHGHRRILMLAGTLAASDRARQRHLGYSQAMQQAGLTPAPALEVDFNAEELSPAVLAHLTSGANRPSALFCSNDLLAMVVMRGLRRARLQIPHDMSILGFDGLAMGELLSPPLATICAPNREIGCAAWQRLLARVTGSYEAMSETSLTLTLPHSLREGATIAAISNRNEPSPLRASATVERPFA; encoded by the coding sequence ATGACTCCGACGATCAAAGATGTCGCTGCCCACGCCGGATTCTCCATCGCCACGGTATCGCGCGCGATCAACGCGCCGCACACCGTCAACCCGGTCACGCTCGACAAAGTGCGTCAGTCCATCGACGCCCTGCACTTCCGCCCCAGCCCGCTCGGCCGTCAATTGCGTGGCGAACGCACGCGTCTGATCGGCGTCATCCTGCCGACGCTCGCCAATCCCGTATTCGCCGAGTGCCTGCAAGGCATCGACGAACTCGCGTCGGCGCAAGGCTACCGGCTCATGCTGATGACCACGCAGTACGACGCCGAGCGCGAACGCCACGCTATCGAAACGCTGCGCGAACAGCGCGTGGAAGGCCTGATCCTGACGGTCGCCGATGCCGACACACATCCGCTACTCGACGAACTCGACCGCGCAGGGCTGCTGTACGTGCTGATGCATAACGACACGGTGCGCCGTCCATCGGTCGCGGTCGACAACCGTCTCGCCGCCTATGACGGCGTACGCATGCTGATCGCCCATGGCCATCGCCGCATTCTTATGCTCGCGGGCACGCTGGCCGCCTCGGACCGCGCCCGTCAGCGGCACCTCGGCTATTCGCAGGCCATGCAGCAAGCCGGCCTCACGCCGGCGCCCGCGCTCGAGGTCGATTTCAACGCGGAGGAACTGTCGCCCGCCGTGCTCGCCCATCTGACGAGCGGCGCGAACCGCCCCAGCGCGCTCTTCTGCAGCAACGATCTGCTGGCAATGGTGGTCATGCGGGGCCTGCGCCGCGCGCGTCTGCAGATTCCTCACGACATGTCGATTCTCGGCTTCGACGGCCTCGCAATGGGCGAACTGCTGTCGCCGCCACTCGCCACCATCTGTGCGCCTAATCGCGAAATCGGCTGCGCGGCCTGGCAGCGCTTGCTGGCGCGCGTGACCGGCAGTTACGAGGCCATGAGTGAAACGTCGCTCACGTTGACTTTGCCGCACAGCTTGCGCGAGGGCGCCACTATCGCTGCGATTTCGAACCGCAACGAACCCTCGCCGTTGCGTGCCTCGGCAACCGTCGAACGGCCGTTTGCATGA